Genomic DNA from Xiphophorus hellerii strain 12219 chromosome 16, Xiphophorus_hellerii-4.1, whole genome shotgun sequence:
taattgtttcaaccCTAACATTAATAGTAATTCCATAAGCATTTAGATAATCAAATGGTGCGGTCTAGTTTTGTTTGAAAGGCTCAACATTCAGCATTGTCACAACAATGATGCGTTTAAGGACTGAGGGACGAATCAGAGACTGTCTCAGTAGTTCTCTGCCTGCAGCTGTGCTCGCTCTCTACCAAACATGACGCCgccatttttattcaatatgcAGGGGAGTCCTGTGGGAAACATCTGGTGGTAGTTGGTACTTGGGGAAACGCCAAATAACTGGACATGAGCTTTAGATGAAATTACTTGAACGTAGTATGTACCATTTTCTCCACAGATCGTCATCATCGAACACAAATCCATCATCTGTCCAGGTTACAATGCAGTCCTTCACATTCACACATGCATTGAAGAAGTGCAAATCACGGTAAGCTCCAGAGTGGGATCAATTCGCTGCTGGAATGGATCTGTATCAGAACCTGAACTCCCTGCTGACGTCTGCCTCCTGTGCAGGCCTTGATCTGTCTAGTGGACAAGAAGACAGGAGACAAGAGTAAGACGCGGCCCCGGTTCGTCAAACAGGACCAGGTCTGCATCGCCCGTCTGCGTACAGCTGGGACCATTTGCCTCGAGACTTTTAAAGACTTTCCTCAGATGGGACGGTTCACTTTACGGGATGAAGGTAGGCCTGATGCTCTGAGGTGACATCCAGCTACAAGCAGGATGGAGGTGCAGGGAATAATCCACTCCATAAACAATCACAGTACATAGTTCTCATGTGACGTCACAACTTCTGTGAACATtgtaactgacagccatcttggcagGCAATTGctgtgacaacaataaatccaCAAGCTTAGAACTAGATCTCAGCTTGTTCCTATCTAATTTAGAAATGGTATGAGTAAATTACAACTAGTACGCGACTATTCTGTGAAATACAAAGACAAATAccagtgatatttactgtagtacttaCTGCTGAATTAGCAAAATTAGCCTAGCTAATATAGCTTTTATGTGCAATGCTCAGACAGATACGAAGCCTATGTCTGTTACTATGTGAACTCACtctgaaaattaatttaaacattgaTTGTATGCGTCCATAGATTTCAGGCTGTGAGGCTCCTCCATGCTGTACAAACTCTTCATGTTCACTAAGTAGTGAACTGTGTCACAGTGTGAGGTCAGAGGCATCTAATCCACATGGtctgacatgttttctttctccatGTCATACGGGTGGATCccaacagcagccattttgttcatgtatcTTTCTCACACATTGGTCAAAAGTGtccacaaatttatttattttttatctggaaGCCATGGGTCTGATCTGCATTGCTATGCACTTGGCTACAAACATGATCACTTCCaattcagacttgtgggaaccATGTGTTCTAAATCGGTtcaaaatagaatagaatagaattcaactttattgtcattgcactgtcacaagtacaagcagcgagatgtagtttgcatctatccagaagtgctctacgagatataaatatttatttacagatgtacaagacaatgtatgtatggactatttaaggggttatagcaaagagatatagatattgtgtataaatataaatatgggagctatatgcacagattatacagaatatacagaatatacaagaatgttagggaatggattatatatgtatataatataatacaagataagATGGATTTTTATGATGCATTTAAGTTGTACGTGTTTGCCGCTCCTGTTTGGGAGTATGTAGTATTGTTttgaataatatatatatataagaaaaagCCAGGCAGCTAAGCAAACCTAATACTGGACATTTAAGTTGCCaaattttattcacaaacctgtttttgtttaaatgtaaactgATGAAATTTGATCCAGTTTTCTGGCTGGGTTCATCAGTTGAAATTATTTCATGACAGCAGCAGTCACACAGGAGccatgaaataaatacacaaaataattatatttttaaataaatttatttaaatggacatttttatttaaattgatatAAAAATTTAGCTATAATCAGTTCATGGGACCTTTAATTGCCTATTTCATAACAGTTAATTATTGATGCACTTATTAATTTAGTAATATATATGTAATTGTTTAGtattaaatgaatgattttaataattttgatacatttaattttttaatggGAGATTAACACATGGTAGATTTATTAAATGATGTCATCACTCTCCTTCCAGAAACCTTAcagaatacatttaaataaatctccATTTGCTTAAACTCTTTGCTCTCGTCAGTCACATAAATTAAACAGAACCTCTAAAAtgtttgaatagaaaaaaattagatGTTCGAATCAAATCATGGCCCTAAAAATGGGAGCGGACTCTGTAGCCTGAAAGATCGCCGTGTGTAAAGCAGGGAGTTGATGTGGGTTTTGTTGTGCTGTTGCCAGGTAAGACCATCGCCATCGGTAAGGTTCTGAAGCTGGTGGCTGAGCGGGACTGAAGCGGGCCGAGCGCTCGGGAGTCTTGGTGAGAAGGATCTGGCAGAATTCGCTCACATACTGCCTCTTCTGTCTTCAGCGGTGAAAGCACCTCCCCGTCACGCCCCCTTTGTGCGTGTTGAAGATCAGCTTTGGAAAAATCAACTCGTGAAAAAGCAAcctgtttttaaacaaaagacaaCGAATGATTACCACAGGAGTCAGCTTTCTCATATTGAGAGCTCTGTTATGCCATTCTGGGTTAGCCCCTTCCAACTCTCCCATTCCTATTAcattacatgttttcttttttttctttttgagtttttaatttttcttgctGTCATAGATGACTCTCAGACAGCAGAACATTTATCCATAAACAGATGCGGACCAGGATTTTGCGAATGATtttcaaatgcaaatgaaaTTCTTGGAAAGAACTCGACCATTTGAAAGCAGAAGTGTGTCTTGGTTGTATGTTTTCCCTTTGCTTTCACCCAGTTTTGGTTTCTCATGAGACGTTCTGGCAGTGTGCTTGAGCGTTGATCAAATGTTATTAAAGCATCCAACTGttccaataaaacattaatgGGGAAAACAAATTGTGTTTGTCAGAGCTCACTCTGCCAGCCTGATTTCTGCCATTTTCCCCAGATCAACATCCTGCAGAGCTAAAGGAGCTGAACACACCGACTGGTTCTAGAGGAGAGCCTTTCATTTAAACGTTTCAACATTCATTGACTAATGTTAACCCTTTTATGTGTATGCTGAAGTATTAGGGCCATACtaagaaaatttaaagaaatgattGAGAATAAAGTCGCATACGAATAAATTTGACATGAGAACTTGTACAAgaatattattttgactttattctcgtctTTCTGTATTTTGATTTGGTCAgactttgaattttttgtaaatttatggctttattcctgtatttttattcttctttcttAGAATATGGCTATACTACTTTGTATATGTTAAGGAGTTGCTgcaacagacttttttttcattcttgtcagtgtttattttatgcaaCATCACCCTTATACTGCCACCTACAGGTACAGATGGGATGGTCAGCAAGTCGTTCTGGTCACTGGGACCACCCTGTCAGTTATTCAGCCAATTAATTAGAATAAAATTGAAAGTTAGTTTAGTGCCTTGATCACTATTAAAACACATAGATTAGTCCCATGAGAATAGATATTCTAATTCATCAGTATGACCATGAGCATTGGCATCAgttagcaaatatttaaattttaccaCTTTGCCTAAAAGAGTAAAGAAATAAAGGAGGAATCATGAGTAAtattagaaaatggaaaaatgttttacacgTCCATATTTTAATGTCCATCAGAGATCTTGTACAGAACGGTGACATTGCAGAATCTTTGAAATGAATACTGAATGTATTTCTGTAGAAACTGGCTGCAGCGTTTAGAGACAGAAATGTCCCGCTTTGCTGGGTGACAGAAGCAGTGACGGGTCCGACATGTCGGGACAGCAGCACTACAGGAAGCAGTGGAGGATTAAACCACACGGCTCCTGAAGAGCTCTTTGCTCCTGCTCACTAAACGATTCCATCTGTAAATCTGCATCATGAACTGACTTCATCCAGCTGCGTTAGAACCTGAGGGGGAATATTTAACCTTCCCTCTCCAGCTAACCGTGTGAAAGATTGAGATCTGGAAGGTTCACGTGGAAGCAGTGGACACAGTATGCAAATTCTTTAGATGTTATTGGCCCTGTATCCGTCTGCAGATTTAATATTAAGTGCAGGTTCCAGTGAAAGCGGATCAACAAGCAGCTGTTGCATGACTCGCCATCTGAAATCAGTTAAACCACCCAGATGCCCAAGTTTTGCAAAGTCCaacaaaagtgtaaaaagtGACACTTTTCATGTCTTGGAGTATTAGTTCATTCCTtgctttttccacatttttataaggaatctattagcatttttcttttgttttggtcagGTTACCTGACATCCTGCAAACCTGCAAATAAATTCTGTCTCTAATTCTAGTTCAGCACAAGCTCCTGTGCTGTAGGAAGGACAGTTTTCGGTAACTGTTTATTAATGACCTAAAATCCCACAGTGGTTGCTGAAATGGCTtgaatctgacaaaaataagttACTGAGAATTAACCAGTGGAAATAGCTGATTTCCACTCATTGTATCTGCTGAAAAGACTAAACACAACTTCACCATACTGTAAGGTGatgtttgatgttctgaaacaatGAAGTGTGAAAAACATTCAAGTCAATTAGGAAATCAGGAAGGCAGCAAATACGTTTTCCTCACatatctttcacattttgtcaccttacagccacaaacaatttaatcaaatttaatgaCAGGCTGTTACACAAACCACCACAAGGCGGTCTTGCATTCCTGTGAACTTTGCCCTCCTTCAGTCAATAGTTTGTGGATGTTGATATTTGTAGAAAATgctatatattaaaaaaaaaatcctctaaaGTTTATATATTTGTACCTAAAGTCTCTAAGCTATGAATGCTTGAGATTGAAGTCAAGATTCTTGTTTGGGCCCATAAAGTTGATTCTGAATAAGCACAAActgaccagaaaaaaacaacaaaaaaacccactagGAAATATTACTGATTGTTTTGGAGTGATTTTTTGTGGATATTTAGTGCAATTATTGCATTAAACAAATCagatataataataaaagcctgcatttgttattatatttttactataaTGTTCATTATGTATTATTGGTTGGTTCtttattgctttctttttttgccaaagtTATGAAGAGCGGCAGGTTGCATGTAGCCTGGCAGAGGAAGGCCGTTACCGGCCAGGTGCCTCCGCAGCAGTCCCTCCTCCTGGGAGCGGAACGCCCCTCCTGTGAGGTGTGTCCGCTTGTGTGCCCCGAGCAGGACAGGTTGTCTCACCTTCCAGCCGCTGACACCTGAACATGGAGGCCGAGTACCGGGGTCTGGGCCGCTGTGTGTGCAGCTTCTGGCTGGCTGTCGCCTTTGACATCGTGGGCCTGACCGTGCTCCTCCTCGGGGTGTTCGTCAACGTGTTTTTCTATGACCTGCTCATCTACGCAGGCGCCATCGTCATCTTCCTCAGCCTCATCTGGTGGGTGTTCTGGTACTCTGGGAACATCGAGGTGCCCCCGGGGGAGCTGGAGGATGACGTCGGCCTGCTGAAGAAGAAGGGCCCCGCGGGCGGCATCGGCGGGGTAGTGAGGCGGCTCTCCAGCCGCGTCTCCAACGGAATCAGGAACTCTTTCCGCCGGAACGGAGGCCGCGCAAGCCGAGCGCAGAGGTCAGCCGCTGGGACAGCGGAGTCCCGGCAAACGGGACAGGTGGccgttgccatggagacggtGGTCCCGCAGGAAAGGCCCCCGCACACTGCTGTGTCCCCTGTGGCTGGCGGTGACGTAGAGATGCCGCACACAACTATGGAGACTTCACCCACATAACAGGTGGGCAGGTGAGGCCCAGATCACACacagcaggtcaaagttcaagaTGCACTGCCGCTTTATTGCGCTGAGGACATGTTAACAACAAGGATTACATTTCTCACAATGAATAGCTTAGTTACATGcactataaaaacacattttggagAGTAATAAATCAGTCATAAGAAAATGTTGACATTCTAATCAAGCatcaattttaaatgtaatgttcaATAACTGTTCAATTCTGACCAGAGGAAGCCATTTCACTCCTTCACCGTTtcttagctttttatttttggtctaattgtTTTGTAGCCTGGTGGTAAAAATTAGAGATGTACAATATTTTGGTAACAAACCGACACCAAGTACAGGGTCTGCATTGCTGGaacaaattaatcatttttatttaaggtgcgtttttgtttctatttttgaatTATCTTCTTCTAAACCCGGGATAGAATTTGGACAAGGTTTACAGGCAAgataaggtaattttatttatatagcacagtgtcagcaacaaggcagctcaaagtgctttacatgaattagaggaaatacaacaaa
This window encodes:
- the LOC116735705 gene encoding transmembrane protein 238, giving the protein MEAEYRGLGRCVCSFWLAVAFDIVGLTVLLLGVFVNVFFYDLLIYAGAIVIFLSLIWWVFWYSGNIEVPPGELEDDVGLLKKKGPAGGIGGVVRRLSSRVSNGIRNSFRRNGGRASRAQRSAAGTAESRQTGQVAVAMETVVPQERPPHTAVSPVAGGDVEMPHTTMETSPT